The Equus caballus isolate H_3958 breed thoroughbred chromosome 28, TB-T2T, whole genome shotgun sequence region tggggcaggatggGTAGCCAAGAGGGGTTGGGGGGAAGCCCTCCTTCCTCTGGGCAGGCTAAGAAGCCACCCCGGGAGCCCACGAGGGGGGTCAGGCAGGCAGGAGGCCAGGATGTAGGGGCACAGGCAGGAAGGCCCCCATCACACCCTGCCTCTCTGCTGCCCCCGGGCATCACAGTTCACTGCCGCCCTTCTGGGAGGAGCAGGGATCCAGGAggcccaggaggctgggggccGAGGTATGGGGCCTGCACCTGAGACGCGGTGGGAGCGGGCCCAGCCGCTCTCCTCAGACCCCGTCACAGCTCCCAGGCTACTTGGAAGACACTTGAAGGGGGCTGGTGGAATGTCCCCACGCCTCGGCTCCTTTCCTGTCAGTAGGGCCCCCGCCTCTCGTGGGTGCTGGCACGGGGGCGAAGGCCCCACACGACAAATCACAGCTCCCCGCTTGGGGGCGTGGCCATGGGGCTTTCTGGAAGGGAAAAGCACCCACCTGCATCAAGTGCCTCAGCCCCAAGAGACCACGGCTCTGGAAGCCCGCGGTAGGTGGACCGAGGGTGGAGGGCCCCTGGGGAGCCACTGCGCGGGGGATGGCACTGGGCTGGGAAGTTGGGAGACTGATCGTAACCTGCCCCATGACCCTGGGGTCGTCACTTCCtgtctctgggccttagtttccccattcATAAGGGAAGGAAAGGATGCCAGTGTCCACCTGGTGCTTCATCTCCCAGTGACCTGTCCCCAAGCTGGGGGGACCCTCTCCTTGCCCCCAGGGGGCTTCAGTCCATCTCTTGCCCTAGGCTCCTTTGCCCCCAAACCTGCCCCTCGTCCCAGAGCCCCAGACCCCACACCCTCCGTtggcttcctccctgcccccgccCGAGCCCCGCCCCCCAGCAGAGTCCCTGGGCAGCACAGTAAAGACAACTGGTTTCGGTATCAGTGTGTAAACTTTAAGGAGAACGTGTCTCTGTTTTCCTGTCCGTTATTGTCGGGTGGTAGCTGTTCACAGTCAGGTGGTGGTCAGGTGTGTGCGTGGGTGCGTGCGTGCGGGTGTGCGTGTGCGTCCACTCCTCGGCCTCGGCCCCCAGCGCGCCCGCCCGGCCCCCTGGGCCCTTCCCCATGTGCCCTCCCCCGGCCCGCCCCCTCCAGCCTCACCGGGGAGGAGAGGGTCACAGCTTCTGCTGGGCCGAGACCCCCTTCCAGTAATCGAGGATGTCGTGCAGATCCTCGTCCTTGGCGAACTGGACCTTCTTGCGCAGGGCGTGGCCCGCGGCCATGTACACCTCCTCCCGGGCGTGCTTCTTGTAGGGCCGGAAGCGCTCCCAGATCTTGTGCGTGCTCTCGGAGGAGTACTCCGGGCTGGAGGAGTACCCCGAGTAGTAGTGTCTGGGCGAGAGCTGCGAGTAGGTGGAGTCCCGCTTGGAGCGGGTCAGCGGCTTGAGGAAGGACACGCGCTGGCTCAGGCTGTCGGCGCCCTCCTCGTAGTACAGGGCCGGGAAGCTGTGCCGGTGCTCGCTGCAATGGTAGGCCGGCTTCACCTCCAAGTGGTGCACGccacccccgccgcccccgcTGCCGCCCGCGGGCACCAGCGGGAGCCGGTCCAGCGGGCTGTTGAGAGGGCTGCCCTTCTCGATGTATTTGGAGTCGCCCTTGGCCAGCCCCGCGGTGGCCGGGTGGTCAGGCACGTCCAGGCTGAAGACCTTGGCGCTCTTGATGGAGCCGCTGGACGAGACGCTGCAGGTCTTGCGGGCCACAGCGGCATCGGCACTGAGCTGGCGCTGGAGCGGGTGGTGGGAGCTCTCCTTGTAAGGGGGTGAGAGGAAGCTGGGCCGCTCCAGCGCCCCAGGGGCAGCAGCCGAGGAGGCTGCGGCGGCCGCGGGGAGGGACTGGCACTCGAAGGCCAGCTCAGGGTCCCCGCCACCGCTGCCACCCCCAAGGAAGGAGGCCGAGTCCAGCTTGAGGGCATCGATGCAATTGTTAATGATCTGGTTGACCTTGTCCACCTCCTTGGCGATGGTGGAGATCTCAGCGGCTGAGCCCTGGCCGTTCTCCAGGTCCGGGAGGTCGTCCTCAGGCCGGGCCAGGCCGTCCCCTCCCGCGCCCGTGCGCACCTCAATATAGTTGCCCTTGGTGGCCACCTTGGGCGTGTccagcccagcctccagccccttgGAGGTGGGCAGCTTCTCCCCGATCATGGAGGGGATGGAGGACATTCGGGACACGGGCAGCACGGGGGGCTCGCCCAGCTTCTGGGCGGCGTGGACAACGGAGCCAGCATCCACGTCGGCCCCGTAGCGCAGCTCCAGGATGGTCTTCTTGACCTTGACGGacttctgcttctcctcctgcatGCGCCGCTTGCGCAGGCAGTAGTAGACGGCTCCCAGCACGATGACCATGCCGAAGAGGCAGCCCAGGATGGTCATGATGTAGTGGGTGGTGGTGGACGTGCTGGGCGCCAGATCGCCGGGGACCGGGTCCCGCGTGGTGAAGGTCAGGCAGGTGTGGTTGAAGCGGCGGCTGTTGCGCAGGGAGGTGACACAGAAGGTGTACTCGGTGTGCGCCCGCAGCTTGTCGAGCGTGACAATCTCCTTCTTGTTCTTGAGCGTCATGACGTCGGAGAAGTAGCTGTTGTTGTACTGGACCAGGACGTACATCTTGCTGTAGGGGTGCGGGATGATGACCACCAGGGTGGCCGAGGTGAAGGTGACGTGGTGCAGCTTGATGGCGGGCCCCGCCGAGGCATCCGTGGTGGACGAGGCCGGCGGCTCCACCGACAGGATCTCGTCGGGGTTGAAGCCCGAGTTCTCGTCGGGCTCCCTCTGGGCGTCGGTGGAGTAGGGCGTCGGGTGGCTGGCGGGCCGCGCGGGCAGCGAGCCGTTGCGACACTTGGCCTGGAGCACGGTGATGGCGTTGAGGCTGTGGTAGGGCCTCGGCACGAGCAGCGGGTAGCCGGCGAACTCCCGCGGCGACTCGCACTGCAGGCGGTCATAGTTCTTGGTGACGTTGTTGAAGACGACGAGCCAGGCGAGGAAACCGAAGAGGTCGCACTCGCAGTTGAAGGGGTTGCCCGCCAGCTCGCACACCATGAGGCTGGCCAGGCTGGCGAAGGTGGCGCCGTCGAGGCGGCTGAGGCGGTTGGAGGACAGGTCGATGCTGATGAGGCTGGGGCACTCGGAGAAGGCGGCGGGCGTCACCAGCTCGATGAGGTTGTGCTGCACGAAGAGGAACTGAAGGCGCCCCATGCCGCGCAGCATGCCCTCCGTCAGGTTGCTGAGCTTGTTGTAGCCCAGCTGCAGCACCTGCAGGCTCGACTGGCCCAGGAAGGCGCCGTCCTCGATGTAGGAGATCTCGTTCTTGGTGAGGTTGAGGTCGGTGAGGTTCCCGAAGCGGTTGAGCGAGGAGTAGAGCACGGCCTTGAGCTTGTTCTCATTGAGGCGCAGGTCGTGCACGGTGCTGTTGATATGCTGCGGGATGGTCTCGTAGGGCGGCTGGTTCTGGCTGCAGATGGCCAGCCACACGTACCCCTTGTCGCCCTCGATGAGCCAGCAGTCGGCGCGCACGGCGCCCGGCCGGCACACACACAGCAGCGCGGCCGCGCACAGCCCCAGGCGCAGCATGGCGCTGGCCACCGCGGCCCCCTCACGGGCCGGGCTGGGCGTGAGGGGCCGGGGTGCGGAGGGCCTAGCAgccagaggctggggctggcagCACAGTCCTTCCTGGGGCCGCCACCATCTTGGGGGCGACCCCCAGCCCGGGGGCCCCCAGTGAGGCTGGCAGGGCGCTACTGGCAGGCGCCGGGCACTGCGGCCAGGCCTGGGCCAGGGGGACGGCGGGCCCCACAGCCTGCGTCCCTGCGCTGCTGCTCTCCTGACGGGAAGGTGCACAGGTTCTCAGGGCCtaacttcctctccctcctcctcctcttcctcctcgggTCCTGAGTCCAGAACTTCAGAAGATTCCCGCGAGAGGCTGGAGAGCAGAGCTGCGAGAGGGAGCGCAAGAGACGAGAGTGGGAAGGAAGAGACCCATCTGTCACCTTGTTCCTGAAAGGCAGCACCAAGAGGGGGTGACAGATCAGTGCAAAGGCTCAGAGTGGCCCCTCGAAGCTCCAGCACGGGCCCCCAGCCCCTTCTCCACCCACGGGGCGGTCCCCTGTGCCAGGAGCACTCTAGAGTCCCTGTTACATAAAAGAAGGGAGGACGATGGGGGGcaagagggggaggagggggtgggggcctggaaggagggagactgaagaaaggaggagggagggggagggggacggAGTCTGAGGACGGTGGGCAGAGAAGGGAGCCCAGAGAGTAACAGGTGAGGTCACAGACAGCCTCACACTCATGCCCCAGCACACTCGTGTCCACACTGGTCCACCTGCCCGCACAAAGACCCACATGCCCCTACACGAGCCCGAACTCCACggcacacagacacagacaggtgTACGACAAATGGGCTTGTACACACATGGCCACGTACCCGAGCGGGCACCCT contains the following coding sequences:
- the ELFN2 gene encoding protein phosphatase 1 regulatory subunit 29 isoform X1; translated protein: MLRLGLCAAALLCVCRPGAVRADCWLIEGDKGYVWLAICSQNQPPYETIPQHINSTVHDLRLNENKLKAVLYSSLNRFGNLTDLNLTKNEISYIEDGAFLGQSSLQVLQLGYNKLSNLTEGMLRGMGRLQFLFVQHNLIELVTPAAFSECPSLISIDLSSNRLSRLDGATFASLASLMVCELAGNPFNCECDLFGFLAWLVVFNNVTKNYDRLQCESPREFAGYPLLVPRPYHSLNAITVLQAKCRNGSLPARPASHPTPYSTDAQREPDENSGFNPDEILSVEPPASSTTDASAGPAIKLHHVTFTSATLVVIIPHPYSKMYVLVQYNNSYFSDVMTLKNKKEIVTLDKLRAHTEYTFCVTSLRNSRRFNHTCLTFTTRDPVPGDLAPSTSTTTHYIMTILGCLFGMVIVLGAVYYCLRKRRMQEEKQKSVKVKKTILELRYGADVDAGSVVHAAQKLGEPPVLPVSRMSSIPSMIGEKLPTSKGLEAGLDTPKVATKGNYIEVRTGAGGDGLARPEDDLPDLENGQGSAAEISTIAKEVDKVNQIINNCIDALKLDSASFLGGGSGGGDPELAFECQSLPAAAAASSAAAPGALERPSFLSPPYKESSHHPLQRQLSADAAVARKTCSVSSSGSIKSAKVFSLDVPDHPATAGLAKGDSKYIEKGSPLNSPLDRLPLVPAGGSGGGGGGVHHLEVKPAYHCSEHRHSFPALYYEEGADSLSQRVSFLKPLTRSKRDSTYSQLSPRHYYSGYSSSPEYSSESTHKIWERFRPYKKHAREEVYMAAGHALRKKVQFAKDEDLHDILDYWKGVSAQQKL